One segment of Anguilla anguilla isolate fAngAng1 chromosome 1, fAngAng1.pri, whole genome shotgun sequence DNA contains the following:
- the pnp4b gene encoding purine nucleoside phosphorylase 4b, translating to MHTRGNACCCSFEDYKLTTEWLLSQTRHRPKIAVICGSGLGLLADCVLNKQTFHYKEIPNFPVSTVPGHEGRLVFGHIKDKSCVFMQGRFHLYEGYSLCKITFPVRIFKLMGVETIIVTNASGGLCQDFKVGDIMIIKDHINLPGFAGQHPLCGPNDERFGIRFPCMSDAYSKDLRKLALDISAELGYSDFVREGVYCMVSGPNFETIAEARMLQILGSDSVGMSTVPEVTVAKHCGLRVLGLSLITNKVSLDYNHEEKVNHEEVLHISKMRAEMLQKVLNTLIARSHQVDGINSN from the exons CTGCTGTTCGTTTGAAGACTACAAGCTGACTACAGAATGGCTGCTGAGCCAGACAAGACACCGGCCAAAAATTGCTGTGATCTGCGGGTCGGGGCTAGGCCTCCTGGCTGACTGTGTCCTCAACAAGCAGACCTTCCATTACAAAGAGATCCCCAATTTCCCTGTGAGCACAG TTCCTGGCCATGAAGGCCGTTTGGTGTTTGGGCACATTAAGGATAAATCCTGCGTCTTCATGCAAGGAAGATTTCACCTTTACGAGGGATATTCATTGTGTAAG ATTACGTTCCCCGTGAGGATATTCAAGCTGATGGGAGTGGAGACTATCATTGTGACGAATGCTTCAGGAGGCCTGTGTCAGGACTTCAAAGTGGGAGACATCATGATCATTAAGGACCACATTAACTTGCCGGGCTTCGCAGGACAGCACCCACTGTGCGGACCCAATGATGAGCG GTTTGGGATCCGATTCCCATGTATGTCGGACGCCTACAGCAAAGACCTGCGGAAGCTGGCCCTGGACATCAGCGCCGAGCTGGGCTACTCTGACTTCGTTCGGGAGGGCGTGTACTGCATGGTCAGTGGGCCCAACTTTGAGACCATCGCCGAGGCCCGCATGCTGCAGATTCTAGGGAGCGACTCCGTGG GCATGAGCACGGTTCCCGAGGTGACAGTGGCCAAGCACTGCGGCCTGCGCGTGTTGGGACTGTCCCTCATCACCAACAAGGTGTCGCTGGACTACAACCACGAGGAGAAAGTAAACCATGAAGAGGTGCTGCACATCAGCAAGATGAGGGCGGAGATGCTGCAGAAGGTCCTCAACACCCTCATTGCCCGTTCCCACCAGGTCGATGGGATTAACAGCAACTAG